From the genome of Eublepharis macularius isolate TG4126 chromosome 12, MPM_Emac_v1.0, whole genome shotgun sequence, one region includes:
- the LOC129340147 gene encoding histone H2B 1/2/3/4/6-like — protein sequence MPEPAKSAPVPKKGSKKAITKTQKKGDKKRKKSRKESYSIYVYKVLKQVHPDTGISSKAMSIMNSFVNDIFERIAGEASRLAHYNKRSTITSREIQTAVRLLLPGELAKHAVSEGTKAVTKYTSSK from the coding sequence ATGCCTGAGCCTGCCAAGTCCGCGCCGGTGCCCAAGAAGGGCTCCAAGAAGGCCATCACCAAGACGCAGAAGAAAGGCGACAAGAAGCGCAAGAAGAGCCGCAAGGAGAGCTACTCCATCTACGTGTACAAGGTGCTGAAGCAGGTGCACCCGGACACGGGCATCTCGTCCAAGGCCATGAGCATCATGAACTCCTTCGTCAACGACATCTTCGAGCGCATCGCCGGCGAGGCCTCCCGCCTGGCGCACTACAACAAGCGCTCCACCATCACCTCCCGCGAGATCCAGACGGCCGTGCGCCTCCTGCTGCCCGGCGAGCTGGCCAAGCACGCCGTCTCCGAGGGCACCAAGGCCGTCACCAAGTACACCAGCTCCAAGTGA
- the LOC129340222 gene encoding histone H4 has protein sequence MSGRGKGGKGLGKGGAKRHRKVLRDNIQGITKPAIRRLARRGGVKRISGLIYEETRGVLKVFLENVIRDAVTYTEHAKRKTVTAMDVVYALKRQGRTLYGFGG, from the coding sequence ATGTCTGGTCGAGGCAAAGGAGGCAAAGGGCTGGGGAAAGGCGGCGCCAAGCGGCACCGCAAGGTCCTCCGGGATAACATCCAGGGCATCACCAAGCCCGCCATCCGCCGCCTGGCCCGGCGCGGGGGAGTCAAGCGTATCTCCGGCCTCATCTACGAGGAGACCCGCGGGGTGCTGAAGGTCTTCCTGGAGAACGTCATCCGCGACGCCGTGACCTACACCGAGCACGCCAAGAGGAAGACCGTCACCGCCATGGACGTGGTCTACGCCCTCAAGCGCCAGGGCCGCACTCTCTACGGCTTCGGCGGCTGA
- the HNRNPC gene encoding heterogeneous nuclear ribonucleoproteins C1/C2 isoform X4 translates to MASNVTNKTDPRSLNSRVFIGNLNTLVVKKSDVEVIFSKYGKIVGCSVHKGFAFVQYVNERNARAAVAGEDGRMIAGQVLDINLAAEPKLNRGKAGVKRSATEMYGSSFDLDYDFQREYYDRAVVPSKRQRVSGNTSRRGKSSFNSKSGQRGSSSKSGKLKGDDLQTIKKELSQIKQKVDSLLESLEKIEKDQKLKNDKSEEEQSSISLKKEESNVKMESEAGADDSAEEGDLLDDDDNEDRGDDQLESIKGDDKEPEEGEDDRDSANGEDDS, encoded by the exons ATGGCCAGCAACGTCACCAACAAAACGGACCCTCGTTCCCTGAACTCGCGTGTCTTCATTGGGAACCTCAACACACTGGTGGTGAAGAAGTCTGATGTGGAGGTCATCTTCTCCAAGTACGGCAAGATCGTGGGCTGCTCCGTGCATAAGGGATTCGCCTTCGTGCAGTATGTGAACGAGCGCAATGCTCGCGCCGCTGTGGCGGGAGAAGATGGCCGGATGATTGCAGGCCAGGTTCTAG ACATTAACCTGGCTGCCGAGCCGAAGTTGAATCGGGGCAAAGCTGGGGTGAAGAGATCGGCCACAGAGATGTACGG ATCCTCTTTCGACCTGGATTATGACTTCCAGCGTGAATACTATGACAG GGCTGTGGTACCTTCAAAACGCCAGCGGGTTTCTGGCAATACCTCCCGCAGGGGCAAGAGCAGCTTCAACTCTAAGAGCGGGCAACGGGGATCTTCTTCCAAGTCTGGAAAGT TGAAAGGAGATGACCTGCAGACTATTAAGAAGGAGCTGAGCCAGATCAAGCAGAAAGTGGATTCCTTGCTGGAGAGCCTGGAGAAAATCGAGAAGGATCAAA AACTGAAGAACGACAAGTCGGAGGAGGAGCAAAGTAGCATCTCACTAAAGAAAGAAGAGAGCAACGTCAAGATGGAGTCGGAGGCCGGAGCCGACGACTCGGCTGAGGAAGGGGACCTGCTGGATGATGACGACAATGAAGACCGGGGAGATGACCAG ctGGAGTCCATCAAGGGTGATGACAAGGAGCCTGAAGAAGGGGAAGATGACAGAGACAGCGCCAATGGCGAAGACGACTCCTAA
- the HNRNPC gene encoding heterogeneous nuclear ribonucleoproteins C1/C2 isoform X2: MASNVTNKTDPRSLNSRVFIGNLNTLVVKKSDVEVIFSKYGKIVGCSVHKGFAFVQYVNERNARAAVAGEDGRMIAGQVLDINLAAEPKLNRGKAGVKRSATEMYGSSFDLDYDFQREYYDRMYSYQARVPPPPPIARAVVPSKRQRVSGNTSRRGKSSFNSKSGQRGSSSKSGKLKGDDLQTIKKELSQIKQKVDSLLESLEKIEKDQKLKNDKSEEEQSSISLKKEESNVKMESEAGADDSAEEGDLLDDDDNEDRGDDQLESIKGDDKEPEEGEDDRDSANGEDDS, encoded by the exons ATGGCCAGCAACGTCACCAACAAAACGGACCCTCGTTCCCTGAACTCGCGTGTCTTCATTGGGAACCTCAACACACTGGTGGTGAAGAAGTCTGATGTGGAGGTCATCTTCTCCAAGTACGGCAAGATCGTGGGCTGCTCCGTGCATAAGGGATTCGCCTTCGTGCAGTATGTGAACGAGCGCAATGCTCGCGCCGCTGTGGCGGGAGAAGATGGCCGGATGATTGCAGGCCAGGTTCTAG ACATTAACCTGGCTGCCGAGCCGAAGTTGAATCGGGGCAAAGCTGGGGTGAAGAGATCGGCCACAGAGATGTACGG ATCCTCTTTCGACCTGGATTATGACTTCCAGCGTGAATACTATGACAG GATGTACAGTTATCAGGCCCGggttccacctccacctcccatTGCCAGGGCTGTGGTACCTTCAAAACGCCAGCGGGTTTCTGGCAATACCTCCCGCAGGGGCAAGAGCAGCTTCAACTCTAAGAGCGGGCAACGGGGATCTTCTTCCAAGTCTGGAAAGT TGAAAGGAGATGACCTGCAGACTATTAAGAAGGAGCTGAGCCAGATCAAGCAGAAAGTGGATTCCTTGCTGGAGAGCCTGGAGAAAATCGAGAAGGATCAAA AACTGAAGAACGACAAGTCGGAGGAGGAGCAAAGTAGCATCTCACTAAAGAAAGAAGAGAGCAACGTCAAGATGGAGTCGGAGGCCGGAGCCGACGACTCGGCTGAGGAAGGGGACCTGCTGGATGATGACGACAATGAAGACCGGGGAGATGACCAG ctGGAGTCCATCAAGGGTGATGACAAGGAGCCTGAAGAAGGGGAAGATGACAGAGACAGCGCCAATGGCGAAGACGACTCCTAA
- the HNRNPC gene encoding heterogeneous nuclear ribonucleoproteins C1/C2 isoform X3, with protein MASNVTNKTDPRSLNSRVFIGNLNTLVVKKSDVEVIFSKYGKIVGCSVHKGFAFVQYVNERNARAAVAGEDGRMIAGQVLDINLAAEPKLNRGKAGVKRSATEMYGSVAAPPSPSPLVRSSFDLDYDFQREYYDRAVVPSKRQRVSGNTSRRGKSSFNSKSGQRGSSSKSGKLKGDDLQTIKKELSQIKQKVDSLLESLEKIEKDQKLKNDKSEEEQSSISLKKEESNVKMESEAGADDSAEEGDLLDDDDNEDRGDDQLESIKGDDKEPEEGEDDRDSANGEDDS; from the exons ATGGCCAGCAACGTCACCAACAAAACGGACCCTCGTTCCCTGAACTCGCGTGTCTTCATTGGGAACCTCAACACACTGGTGGTGAAGAAGTCTGATGTGGAGGTCATCTTCTCCAAGTACGGCAAGATCGTGGGCTGCTCCGTGCATAAGGGATTCGCCTTCGTGCAGTATGTGAACGAGCGCAATGCTCGCGCCGCTGTGGCGGGAGAAGATGGCCGGATGATTGCAGGCCAGGTTCTAG ACATTAACCTGGCTGCCGAGCCGAAGTTGAATCGGGGCAAAGCTGGGGTGAAGAGATCGGCCACAGAGATGTACGGGTCAGTAGCAGCACCACCTTCTCCGTCCCCTCTAGTCAG ATCCTCTTTCGACCTGGATTATGACTTCCAGCGTGAATACTATGACAG GGCTGTGGTACCTTCAAAACGCCAGCGGGTTTCTGGCAATACCTCCCGCAGGGGCAAGAGCAGCTTCAACTCTAAGAGCGGGCAACGGGGATCTTCTTCCAAGTCTGGAAAGT TGAAAGGAGATGACCTGCAGACTATTAAGAAGGAGCTGAGCCAGATCAAGCAGAAAGTGGATTCCTTGCTGGAGAGCCTGGAGAAAATCGAGAAGGATCAAA AACTGAAGAACGACAAGTCGGAGGAGGAGCAAAGTAGCATCTCACTAAAGAAAGAAGAGAGCAACGTCAAGATGGAGTCGGAGGCCGGAGCCGACGACTCGGCTGAGGAAGGGGACCTGCTGGATGATGACGACAATGAAGACCGGGGAGATGACCAG ctGGAGTCCATCAAGGGTGATGACAAGGAGCCTGAAGAAGGGGAAGATGACAGAGACAGCGCCAATGGCGAAGACGACTCCTAA
- the HNRNPC gene encoding heterogeneous nuclear ribonucleoproteins C1/C2 isoform X1 → MASNVTNKTDPRSLNSRVFIGNLNTLVVKKSDVEVIFSKYGKIVGCSVHKGFAFVQYVNERNARAAVAGEDGRMIAGQVLDINLAAEPKLNRGKAGVKRSATEMYGSVAAPPSPSPLVRSSFDLDYDFQREYYDRMYSYQARVPPPPPIARAVVPSKRQRVSGNTSRRGKSSFNSKSGQRGSSSKSGKLKGDDLQTIKKELSQIKQKVDSLLESLEKIEKDQKLKNDKSEEEQSSISLKKEESNVKMESEAGADDSAEEGDLLDDDDNEDRGDDQLESIKGDDKEPEEGEDDRDSANGEDDS, encoded by the exons ATGGCCAGCAACGTCACCAACAAAACGGACCCTCGTTCCCTGAACTCGCGTGTCTTCATTGGGAACCTCAACACACTGGTGGTGAAGAAGTCTGATGTGGAGGTCATCTTCTCCAAGTACGGCAAGATCGTGGGCTGCTCCGTGCATAAGGGATTCGCCTTCGTGCAGTATGTGAACGAGCGCAATGCTCGCGCCGCTGTGGCGGGAGAAGATGGCCGGATGATTGCAGGCCAGGTTCTAG ACATTAACCTGGCTGCCGAGCCGAAGTTGAATCGGGGCAAAGCTGGGGTGAAGAGATCGGCCACAGAGATGTACGGGTCAGTAGCAGCACCACCTTCTCCGTCCCCTCTAGTCAG ATCCTCTTTCGACCTGGATTATGACTTCCAGCGTGAATACTATGACAG GATGTACAGTTATCAGGCCCGggttccacctccacctcccatTGCCAGGGCTGTGGTACCTTCAAAACGCCAGCGGGTTTCTGGCAATACCTCCCGCAGGGGCAAGAGCAGCTTCAACTCTAAGAGCGGGCAACGGGGATCTTCTTCCAAGTCTGGAAAGT TGAAAGGAGATGACCTGCAGACTATTAAGAAGGAGCTGAGCCAGATCAAGCAGAAAGTGGATTCCTTGCTGGAGAGCCTGGAGAAAATCGAGAAGGATCAAA AACTGAAGAACGACAAGTCGGAGGAGGAGCAAAGTAGCATCTCACTAAAGAAAGAAGAGAGCAACGTCAAGATGGAGTCGGAGGCCGGAGCCGACGACTCGGCTGAGGAAGGGGACCTGCTGGATGATGACGACAATGAAGACCGGGGAGATGACCAG ctGGAGTCCATCAAGGGTGATGACAAGGAGCCTGAAGAAGGGGAAGATGACAGAGACAGCGCCAATGGCGAAGACGACTCCTAA
- the LOC129339776 gene encoding ovarian cancer G-protein coupled receptor 1-like, producing the protein MAGNNSSCYMAYTATKYFKIPVYCLVVAAGLPLNCLALWALISQMKRSVILSVYVLNLILANLLQISMLPFWIYFSYNDHYWALGAAACLVVRLAFRTNFYAKNNFLCLIAMERYFGLIHPFTFHRLQTMHGAIRLSVATWLAVAVLCVVGILLETDVSGNWHKSCLDGSCVQKDYAHFKLATMSLSFFLPCVLMGFFYFRVLFELRKVESLEKRVKKQIYGFISLIIASFFLTCVPYQVTSYYKYFWELRLKDEEMCAFESYIFDYTNTTLCLTTLGNISDPLLYILLLKEVREDLRGLFRIKDHKAGISYMLEGRNLPPHTATEGACDHLGTQ; encoded by the coding sequence ATGGCGGGCAACAACAGTTCCTGTTACATGGCTTACACCGCcaccaaatattttaaaatccctGTGTACTGCCTGGTGGTGGCTGCTGGCTTGCCTCTGAATTGCCTGGCACTCTGGGCCTTAATATCTCAGATGAAGAGATCTGTCATCCTCTCCGTCTATGTCCTGAATCTGATCTTGGCCAACCTCTTGCAGATCTCGATGCTCCCCTTTTGGATCTACTTCAGTTACAACGATCACTACTGGGCCCTGGGGGCGGCAGCATGCCTGGTTGTCCGACTGGCCTTCCGCACCAACTTCTATGCCAAGAACAACTTCCTGTGCCTCATCGCCATGGAACGCTACTTCGGTCTCATCCATCCTTTCACTTTCCACAGACTGCAGACCATGCACGGCGCTATTAGGCTGAGCGTTGCTACGTGGCTTGCGGTGGCTGTTTTGTGTGTCGTTGGCATCCTGCTGGAGACTGATGTGTCAGGGAATTGGCACAAGAGCTGCCTGGACGGCTCCTGCGTGCAAAAAGACTACGCACACTTCAAGTTGGCAACCATGAGCCTGTCCTTCTTTCTGCCTTGTGTTCTAATGGGGTTCTTCTACTTTAGGGTTTTGTTTGAGCTTCGAAAGGTGGAATCTCTGGAGAAGCGAGTCAAAAAGCAAATCTATGGTTTCATCTCCCTCATCATCGCCTCCTTCTTCCTCACCTGCGTCCCTTATCAGGTGACTTCCTATTATAAGTACTTCTGGGAATTGAGACTAAAGGATGAAGAGATGTGTGCGTTTGAGAGCTATATTTTCGATTACACAAACACAACTTTATGTCTGACCACCTTGGGCAACATCTCGGATCCTCTTCTTTACATCCTGCTTCTCAAAGAGGTTCGGGAAGACCTCAGAGGTCTCTTCCGGATCAAGGATCACAAGGCAGGAATCTCGTACATGTTGGAAGGGCGAAATCTCCCTCCACATACAGCCACTGAAGGGGCATGTGACCACCTTGGGACACAATAA